The proteins below come from a single Ictidomys tridecemlineatus isolate mIctTri1 chromosome 8, mIctTri1.hap1, whole genome shotgun sequence genomic window:
- the Nelfe gene encoding negative elongation factor E — MLVIPPGLSEEEEALQKKFNKLKKKKKALLALKKQSSSSTASQGGVKRSLSEQPVVDTATATEQAKQLVKSGAISAIKAETKNSGFKRSRTLEGKLKDPEKGPVPTFQPFQRSISADDDLQESSRRPQRKSLYESFVSSSDRLWELGPDGEEAEGPASGDGPPRSFDWGYEERGSARSSTSPPRSRDRSHERNRDRDRDRERDRDRDRDRDRDRDRDRDRDRDRDRDRDRDRDRDRDRDREGPFRRSDSFPERRAPRKGNTLYVYGEDMTPTLLRGAFSPFGNIIDLSMDPPRNCAFVTYEKMESADQAVAELNGTQVESVQLKVNIARKQPMLDAATGKSLWGSLAVQNSPKGCHRDKRTQIVYNDDVYEENLVDDF; from the exons ATGTTGGTGATACCCCCCGGACTGAGCGAGGAGGAGGAGGCTCTGCAGAAGAAATTCAACAAACTCAAGAAAAAG AAAAAGGCATTGCTGGCTCTGAAGAAGCAAAGTAGCAGCAGCACAGCCAGCCAAGGTGGCGTCAAACGCT CACTGTCAGAGCAGCCTGTGGTGGACACAGCTACAGCAACAGAGCAGGCAAAGCAACTGGTGAAGTCAGGGGCTATCAGTGCCATCAAAGCCGAGACCAAGAACTCAGGCTTCAAACGTTCTCGAACCCTAGAGGGGAAGCTAAAG GACCCTGAGAAGGGGCCAGTCCCTACTTTCCAGCCCTTCCAGAGGAGCATATCTGCTGACGATGACCTGCAGGAG TCATCCAGACGTCCCCAGAGGAAATCTTTGTATGAGAG CTTTGTATCTTCTAGTGATAGACTTTGGGAACTAGGGCCAGATGGAGAAGAAGCAGAGGGCCCAGCGTCTGGTGATGGTCCCCCTCGAAGCTTTGACTGGGGCTATGAAGAACGTGGCAGTGCTCGCTCCTCAACCTCCCCTCCCCGAAGCCGGGACCGCAGCCACGAGAGGAACCGGGACAGAGACCGAGATCGGGAGCGGGATAGAGATCGAGATCGAGATCGGGACCGGGATCGAGACAGAGACCGAGATCGAGATAGAGACAGGGATCGGGATCGAGATCGAGACCGGGACAGGGATAGAGATCGAGACCGAGAGGGCCCTTTCCGTA GGTCAGACTCATTCCCTGAACGCCGGGCCCCTCGGAAGGGGAATACTCTGTACGTGTATGGAGAAGACATGACACCCACTCTCCTCCGAGGGGCCTTCTCTCCCTTTGGAAACATCATTGACCTCTCCATGGACCCACCCAGAAA CTGTGCCTTCGTCACCTATGAAAAGATGGAGTCAGCAGATCAGGCCGTTGCCGAG CTCAACGGGACCCAGGTGGAGTCCGTACAGCTCAAAGTCAACATAGCCCGTAAACAGCCCATGCTGGATGCTGCTACTGGCAAGTCTCTCTGGGGCTCCCTTG